The Halorientalis sp. IM1011 genome window below encodes:
- a CDS encoding enoyl-CoA hydratase/isomerase family protein, translating into MDWDTVTLDHEDGITTLTVDRPDRLNALNVETLDALDEALDEAEDLDTRVLIVTGAGDDAFVAGADIAYMKDMGVEAAKAYAEQGHHVIDRVETFPAPVIAAVNGYAFGGGCELALAADLRVASERAVIGQTEIDLGIVPGWGGTQRLARLVDDETARRMVFFGDRVDAEDADRLGLVGDVVAHDQLEEFVRDMAEDLAEKPAFALQSAKEALNQVHRMHLDAGLQYEQRVWSGLFGHPDQREGMEAFVEDRDPDFE; encoded by the coding sequence ATGGACTGGGACACAGTCACGCTGGACCACGAGGACGGCATCACCACCCTCACCGTCGACCGCCCCGACCGCCTGAACGCGCTCAACGTCGAGACCCTCGACGCGCTGGACGAGGCGCTCGACGAGGCCGAGGACCTGGACACGCGCGTCCTGATCGTCACCGGCGCGGGCGACGACGCCTTCGTCGCCGGCGCGGACATCGCCTACATGAAGGACATGGGCGTCGAGGCGGCCAAGGCCTACGCCGAGCAGGGCCACCACGTCATCGACCGCGTCGAGACCTTCCCCGCGCCGGTCATCGCGGCCGTCAACGGCTACGCCTTCGGCGGCGGCTGTGAACTCGCTCTCGCCGCGGACCTGCGCGTCGCCAGCGAACGCGCAGTGATCGGCCAGACCGAGATCGACCTCGGCATCGTCCCCGGCTGGGGCGGCACACAGCGGCTCGCCCGCCTCGTCGACGACGAGACAGCCCGGCGGATGGTCTTCTTCGGCGACCGCGTCGACGCCGAGGACGCCGACCGCCTCGGCCTCGTCGGGGACGTGGTCGCCCACGACCAGCTCGAGGAGTTCGTCCGCGACATGGCCGAGGATCTCGCCGAGAAACCCGCCTTCGCGCTCCAGTCGGCCAAGGAGGCGCTCAACCAGGTCCACCGGATGCACTTGGACGCCGGCCTCCAGTACGAACAGCGCGTCTGGAGCGGCCTGTTCGGACACCCCGACCAGCGCGAGGGCATGGAGGCCTTCGTCGAGGACCGCGACCCGGACTTCGAGTAA
- a CDS encoding Mut7-C RNAse domain-containing protein, translating into MLGKLATYLRMCGYDAAYAMDRGLEHDDPILALARAEGRTLLTRDRGLAARTDDSVLLSAREPTEQLRELREAGFRLELPDRPMRCSHCNGVVEAVDGDESTPEYAPAPAGTNVWRCRDCGQYFWKGSHWADVAATLAEL; encoded by the coding sequence ATGCTCGGGAAACTCGCCACGTACCTGCGGATGTGTGGGTACGACGCCGCCTACGCGATGGATCGGGGGCTGGAGCACGACGATCCGATCCTCGCGCTGGCCCGCGCGGAAGGACGTACCCTTCTGACCCGCGACCGCGGGCTGGCCGCCCGGACCGACGATTCCGTCCTGCTTTCGGCCCGCGAGCCCACCGAGCAGTTGCGGGAACTCCGCGAGGCCGGCTTCCGCCTCGAACTGCCCGATCGGCCGATGCGGTGTAGCCACTGCAACGGTGTGGTCGAAGCGGTCGACGGGGACGAGTCGACGCCGGAGTACGCGCCAGCTCCGGCTGGGACGAACGTCTGGCGCTGTCGTGACTGCGGGCAGTATTTCTGGAAAGGGAGTCACTGGGCGGACGTGGCCGCGACGCTGGCAGAACTGTGA
- the polX gene encoding DNA polymerase/3'-5' exonuclease PolX → MSRNAEVASLLEEFADLLEAKDVEYKPRAYRRAAENIRGHPAAIEHLAADGEDGVKEIEGVGDAIASKVVEYVETGGIEELDELRNDLPVDMAALTSVEGVGPKTVGTLYDALGITTLDELEDAAENGEIQEISGFGEKTELNILDGVAFAREAHERELLGEARPYGDRVRDFLSGVDAVESVELAGSIRRWRPTIGDVDVLVGSDDADAVISAFTDWDAAETVIEAGESKASLRIDDFRVDLRVVDAGEFGSALQYFTGSKDHNVRLRNRAIDRDLKMNEYGIFDVSEVDDPDADQRAGDRVGGETEEEMYDALDLPWIPPELREDRGEIAAAADGELPDLLSEDDVRGDLHIHTAWSDGGNTIREMAEAAAAFGHDYLAITDHATGPGMVGGVGLEDDELREQIDEIRAVDDEVEVDLFAGVEANIGADGSISVADDVLEALDLVVASPHAGLDGDGTDRLVSAVEHPEVNVLGHPTGRMLNQRGGLDVDIERLAEAAADAGVALEINSDPRRLDIDGSLVKPAIESGATVAIDTDAHQPGTLSYVRYGVHTARRGWAEADDVLNTRGADGLGEFLGL, encoded by the coding sequence ATGAGCCGCAACGCGGAGGTCGCCAGCCTTCTGGAGGAGTTCGCCGACCTGCTCGAAGCCAAGGACGTCGAGTACAAACCCCGCGCGTACCGCCGCGCGGCCGAGAACATCCGGGGCCACCCCGCCGCGATCGAACACCTCGCGGCCGACGGCGAGGACGGCGTCAAGGAGATCGAGGGCGTCGGCGACGCCATCGCCTCGAAGGTCGTCGAGTACGTCGAGACGGGCGGGATCGAGGAACTCGACGAACTCCGGAACGACCTCCCCGTCGACATGGCCGCACTCACGAGCGTCGAGGGCGTCGGCCCCAAGACCGTGGGCACGCTCTACGACGCGCTGGGGATCACCACACTGGACGAACTGGAAGACGCGGCCGAGAACGGCGAGATACAGGAGATCTCGGGATTCGGCGAGAAGACCGAACTGAACATCCTCGACGGCGTCGCGTTCGCTCGCGAGGCCCACGAGCGGGAACTGCTCGGGGAGGCCCGACCCTACGGCGACCGCGTGCGGGACTTTCTGTCCGGTGTGGATGCGGTCGAGTCGGTCGAACTCGCGGGCTCGATCCGGCGCTGGCGGCCGACCATCGGCGACGTGGACGTGCTCGTCGGCAGCGACGACGCCGATGCGGTGATCTCCGCGTTCACGGACTGGGACGCCGCCGAGACCGTGATCGAGGCCGGCGAGAGCAAGGCCAGCCTCCGGATCGACGACTTCCGGGTCGACCTTCGGGTGGTCGACGCCGGGGAGTTCGGCTCGGCCCTCCAGTACTTCACCGGCAGCAAGGACCACAACGTCCGCCTGCGCAACCGCGCCATCGACCGCGACCTGAAGATGAACGAGTACGGTATCTTCGACGTCTCGGAGGTCGACGATCCCGATGCCGACCAGCGGGCCGGCGACCGCGTCGGCGGCGAGACGGAGGAAGAGATGTACGACGCGCTCGACCTCCCGTGGATTCCGCCGGAACTCAGGGAAGACCGCGGTGAGATCGCGGCTGCCGCCGACGGCGAGTTGCCGGATCTCCTGTCCGAAGACGACGTTCGCGGCGACCTCCACATCCACACGGCGTGGTCAGACGGGGGCAACACGATCCGGGAGATGGCCGAGGCCGCGGCCGCGTTCGGCCACGACTACCTCGCCATCACCGACCACGCCACCGGTCCGGGGATGGTCGGCGGTGTCGGCCTGGAAGACGACGAACTACGCGAGCAGATCGACGAGATCCGGGCCGTCGACGACGAGGTGGAAGTCGACCTGTTCGCGGGCGTCGAGGCCAACATCGGGGCCGACGGGTCGATTTCGGTGGCCGACGACGTGCTCGAAGCGCTGGATCTGGTAGTCGCCTCGCCCCACGCCGGTCTCGACGGCGACGGAACCGACCGGCTCGTGAGCGCCGTCGAACACCCCGAAGTGAACGTACTCGGCCACCCGACCGGCCGGATGCTCAACCAGCGCGGGGGGCTGGACGTGGACATCGAGCGACTCGCCGAGGCGGCTGCGGACGCGGGCGTCGCACTGGAGATCAACAGCGACCCGCGGCGGCTGGACATCGACGGGAGTCTCGTCAAGCCGGCCATCGAGTCCGGCGCGACCGTCGCCATCGACACCGACGCCCATCAGCCCGGGACGCTTTCCTACGTCCGCTACGGCGTCCACACCGCCCGCCGGGGCTGGGCAGAGGCCGACGACGTGTTGAACACCCGAGGCGCCGACGGTCTGGGCGAGTTCCTGGGGCTGTGA
- a CDS encoding DUF5788 family protein → MQEFQRKQLLERIQREGATVGADIPDEIEVQGESIDLRTFVFEIKRRDTVPEGERERVEQAKKNLRRERLQRKELIEEGDVTYEEGEDLARAIIGIDRALNALENLGPTNLEREAELQATQDKKRWTKFLKKALGHEDDDSGVGVGRGR, encoded by the coding sequence GTGCAGGAGTTCCAGCGCAAACAGCTCCTCGAACGGATCCAGCGGGAGGGCGCGACCGTCGGGGCGGACATCCCCGACGAGATCGAGGTGCAGGGGGAGTCCATCGACCTCCGGACCTTCGTCTTCGAGATCAAGCGCCGCGACACCGTCCCGGAGGGCGAGCGCGAGCGGGTCGAACAGGCGAAGAAGAACCTCCGGCGGGAACGCCTCCAGCGCAAGGAACTGATCGAAGAGGGCGATGTCACCTACGAGGAGGGCGAGGACCTCGCCCGGGCGATCATCGGCATCGACCGCGCGCTGAACGCGCTGGAGAACCTCGGCCCGACGAACCTCGAACGGGAGGCCGAACTGCAGGCCACCCAGGACAAGAAGCGCTGGACGAAGTTCCTCAAGAAGGCGCTGGGCCACGAGGACGACGACAGCGGCGTCGGCGTCGGTCGCGGTCGCTGA
- a CDS encoding rhomboid family intramembrane serine protease, giving the protein MAKCDECGREENMPYQCRHCGGTYCGDHRLPENHSCPGLENWDDPGGVFDSGFDDTVDGSGGGGWGSSSGSSGGVLSKVGIDTGPGGLMAYFRGNMTYLFLGIIWVVFLLEHVVLLTLGRDAFRTLFVISPTHPEYVWTWVTSIFSHQPLSFFHIAGNSIIIYFFGRIVEQYVGSRDFALLFLGSGILAGLGQIAIQAYQGNPAGALGASGAALAIMAVLTVLNPNLKVYLYFLLPVPIWVITIGYAALSALGMVGGLGGGIAHAAHAVGLVIGFVYGQRVKDKISAPGQLQFGGGGGGMRRGPGGPGGPGGRF; this is encoded by the coding sequence ATGGCGAAGTGCGACGAGTGTGGGCGAGAGGAAAACATGCCGTATCAGTGTCGCCACTGCGGGGGGACGTACTGCGGCGACCACCGCCTCCCCGAGAACCACAGCTGTCCGGGGCTAGAGAACTGGGACGACCCCGGCGGCGTCTTCGACAGCGGCTTCGACGACACCGTCGACGGAAGCGGCGGCGGGGGCTGGGGGAGTTCGTCGGGCAGTAGCGGTGGCGTGCTGTCGAAGGTCGGGATCGACACCGGCCCCGGCGGGCTGATGGCCTACTTCCGGGGGAACATGACCTACCTCTTCCTGGGGATCATCTGGGTCGTGTTTCTACTCGAACACGTCGTCTTGCTTACGCTCGGCAGGGACGCCTTCAGGACGCTGTTCGTAATCTCACCGACACATCCCGAATACGTCTGGACCTGGGTCACGTCGATCTTCTCCCATCAGCCGTTGAGCTTCTTCCACATCGCTGGCAACAGCATCATCATCTACTTCTTCGGCCGGATCGTCGAGCAGTACGTCGGCTCCCGGGATTTCGCGTTACTCTTTCTCGGGAGCGGCATCCTCGCGGGTCTGGGCCAGATCGCCATCCAGGCCTATCAGGGGAACCCGGCCGGAGCGCTCGGGGCCAGCGGCGCGGCGCTGGCCATCATGGCGGTGTTGACGGTGCTGAACCCGAACCTCAAGGTGTACCTCTACTTCCTGCTTCCCGTCCCGATCTGGGTGATCACCATCGGCTACGCCGCACTGAGCGCGCTGGGAATGGTCGGCGGCCTCGGCGGCGGGATCGCCCACGCCGCTCACGCGGTCGGCCTCGTGATCGGGTTCGTCTACGGTCAGCGGGTCAAAGACAAGATCAGCGCGCCCGGGCAGCTCCAGTTCGGCGGTGGCGGTGGCGGCATGCGCCGCGGACCGGGCGGTCCAGGCGGTCCCGGCGGCCGGTTCTGA
- a CDS encoding endonuclease V, with translation MEPVHPEFAPDASLDRDEMEALQREIAERAVFRDDFEFDSERVWPVSESGQRELGDTAGGDSDAGDSPVVVGVDQAFLDDERAVSALVALRDGEVIERAHAVAPTEIPYIPGLLSFREGGAILSGFRELSVEPDLAVFDGSGRIHFREAGIATHVGVMLDLPSIGVAKNLLCGRPAASTDGLVEGERVAIEADGDVTAPDGTVIGYAVQSRQYDSPNRYINPLIVSPGHRVSAATAADLTLSCSAGYKLPEPTRLADKYADDLKSEIGD, from the coding sequence ATGGAGCCCGTCCACCCCGAATTCGCGCCCGACGCGAGTCTCGACCGCGACGAGATGGAAGCCCTCCAGCGCGAAATCGCCGAGAGAGCAGTCTTCAGGGACGACTTCGAGTTCGATTCGGAGCGAGTCTGGCCCGTCAGCGAGAGCGGCCAGCGGGAACTGGGTGATACCGCCGGCGGGGACTCAGACGCCGGCGATTCGCCGGTCGTCGTCGGCGTCGATCAGGCCTTTCTCGACGACGAGCGCGCGGTGTCAGCGCTGGTCGCCCTGCGGGACGGCGAGGTGATCGAGCGCGCCCACGCTGTCGCGCCGACCGAGATCCCGTACATCCCCGGCCTGCTGTCCTTCCGCGAGGGCGGCGCGATCCTGTCGGGGTTCCGTGAGCTCTCGGTCGAACCCGACCTCGCCGTCTTCGACGGGAGCGGCCGCATCCACTTCCGCGAGGCGGGGATCGCGACGCACGTCGGCGTGATGCTCGATCTGCCGAGCATCGGCGTGGCGAAGAACCTGCTCTGTGGCCGGCCCGCCGCGTCGACCGACGGACTGGTCGAGGGCGAGCGGGTGGCAATCGAGGCCGACGGCGACGTGACCGCGCCCGACGGGACGGTGATCGGCTACGCCGTCCAGTCGCGGCAGTACGACTCGCCGAACCGCTACATCAACCCGCTGATCGTCAGTCCGGGGCACCGCGTGAGCGCCGCGACGGCCGCCGATCTGACCCTCTCGTGTTCGGCCGGCTACAAGCTCCCGGAACCGACGCGGCTGGCCGACAAATACGCCGACGATCTGAAATCGGAGATCGGGGACTGA
- a CDS encoding creatininase family protein — translation MYLADEAWPDLGTYFEEESLAIVPLGSTEQHGPHLPEGTDHMIAEALAREVADRTGYLCTPTINVGVSPHHRQFHGTMWVDAPVFRDYVESFSRNLTYQGIDRIVYVNAHGGNVQHLQEVGRRLHETETAFAVEWMWDESIPDLVDDLFAQNGPHGGPKETAMIMHIANELVHDDRLEDARDGGVPSVDEAGTMKHGARTFYDAADNTGNGVLGDQTDATPEKGAELFEAASDQLVQLCEWIDDQPFEELMPEPHVREREQ, via the coding sequence ATGTATCTCGCAGACGAGGCGTGGCCCGATCTGGGCACGTACTTCGAGGAAGAGTCGCTGGCCATCGTTCCCCTCGGCTCGACCGAACAGCACGGCCCCCACCTCCCCGAGGGGACCGACCACATGATCGCCGAGGCGCTGGCCCGCGAGGTCGCCGACCGGACCGGTTACCTCTGTACCCCGACGATCAACGTCGGCGTCTCGCCCCACCACCGCCAGTTCCACGGCACGATGTGGGTCGACGCACCCGTCTTCCGTGACTACGTCGAGAGCTTCTCCCGGAACCTCACCTACCAGGGCATCGACCGCATCGTCTACGTCAACGCCCACGGCGGCAACGTCCAGCACCTCCAGGAGGTCGGCCGCCGCCTCCACGAGACCGAGACCGCCTTCGCCGTCGAGTGGATGTGGGACGAGTCCATCCCCGACCTCGTCGACGACCTGTTCGCACAGAACGGCCCCCACGGCGGCCCCAAGGAGACCGCGATGATCATGCACATCGCGAACGAACTCGTCCACGACGACCGCCTCGAAGACGCCCGCGACGGCGGCGTCCCGAGCGTCGACGAGGCCGGGACGATGAAACACGGCGCGCGCACCTTCTACGACGCCGCGGACAACACCGGCAACGGCGTGCTCGGCGACCAGACCGACGCCACCCCCGAGAAGGGAGCAGAACTGTTCGAGGCCGCCAGCGACCAGCTGGTGCAACTCTGTGAGTGGATCGACGACCAGCCCTTCGAGGAGCTGATGCCGGAACCGCACGTTCGCGAGCGCGAGCAGTAA
- a CDS encoding SDR family oxidoreductase yields MEDKTVLITGASSGIGRATAQAFNDEGWTVYATARDTDDIEDLADAGCETQELDVTEAEHVEAAVERVIEDEGRLDCLVNNAGYAQFGPLEDVPTERVHDQFDVNVYGPHRLIREALPHMREQGEGTIVNVSSVAGRLATPGMGVYNGSKFALEGLTDALRGEIEEYGIDAVLVEPGPVDTNFDDRADEELEDGTKRSGAYESLYVFYEEGQTFGGASALSVPPTDVSETILEAACSPDPDPRYPVGQVAKYGLLARFVPDRIRDRLYGLASKLA; encoded by the coding sequence ATGGAAGACAAGACGGTGCTGATCACGGGGGCGTCGTCCGGCATCGGTCGCGCGACGGCACAGGCGTTCAACGACGAGGGATGGACGGTCTACGCCACTGCGCGGGACACTGACGACATCGAAGATCTCGCCGACGCCGGGTGTGAGACACAGGAACTCGACGTGACCGAGGCCGAACACGTCGAGGCGGCCGTCGAACGCGTCATCGAGGACGAGGGGCGACTCGACTGTCTCGTCAACAACGCCGGCTACGCGCAGTTCGGGCCGCTGGAGGACGTACCGACCGAGCGCGTCCACGACCAGTTCGACGTCAACGTCTACGGTCCGCACCGGCTGATCCGCGAGGCCCTGCCCCACATGCGCGAGCAGGGCGAGGGGACCATCGTCAACGTCTCCTCGGTGGCGGGCCGCCTCGCCACGCCGGGGATGGGCGTCTACAACGGCTCGAAGTTCGCGCTCGAAGGGCTGACCGACGCGCTCCGAGGTGAGATCGAGGAGTACGGGATCGACGCGGTCCTCGTCGAACCCGGGCCGGTCGACACGAACTTCGACGACCGCGCGGACGAGGAGCTGGAGGACGGTACCAAGCGCTCGGGGGCCTACGAGTCGCTCTACGTGTTCTACGAGGAGGGCCAGACCTTCGGCGGCGCGAGCGCCCTGTCGGTCCCGCCGACGGACGTCTCCGAGACGATCCTCGAAGCAGCCTGCTCGCCCGACCCCGATCCGCGCTACCCGGTCGGCCAGGTCGCGAAATACGGCCTGCTCGCCCGGTTCGTCCCCGACCGCATCCGCGACCGGCTCTACGGACTGGCGAGCAAACTGGCGTGA
- a CDS encoding glycerate kinase, which yields MIDARDDLARTPAHDLALSCVEAGIGAAHPERVVRDRVDVAGEQLRIADEVIDLDGFDEVVVLGGGKAAAHAAVALEAVLGDRLDGGVVVTDDPVETERVTVREGDHPVPSGRGVESARAVQEAAEDADDDTLVLAVLTGGGSALLPAPAEGLELSDLQSVTESLLAAGAPIEAVNAVRKHCSAIKGGQLARAAAPVTIVTLLFSDVVGDDPAVIASGPTVPDPTTFADARRTLDEFDIDAPEAVRERIERGADGEVEETPDADHPVFERTSTHVLANGRTAIDAARDVAADAGFTPLVLAAGIEGEAREVAKTHAAVAREIRETGNPVEPPAVVLSGGETTVTVEGDGRGGPNCEFALSAARSLPSSTVLAAVDTDGRDGASGAAGALVDAETVDDDAASGRALSDNDAATYLDEQDALLRTGPTGTNVNDLHVLIVSDEE from the coding sequence GTGATCGACGCCCGCGACGATCTCGCCCGGACCCCCGCCCACGACCTCGCGCTGTCCTGCGTCGAGGCGGGGATCGGCGCAGCGCATCCGGAGCGGGTCGTCCGCGACCGCGTCGACGTGGCGGGCGAGCAATTGCGGATCGCCGACGAGGTTATCGACCTCGACGGGTTCGACGAGGTGGTCGTCCTCGGCGGCGGGAAGGCCGCGGCACACGCTGCGGTTGCGCTCGAAGCCGTCCTCGGCGACCGCCTCGACGGCGGCGTGGTGGTCACCGACGACCCCGTCGAGACGGAACGCGTCACCGTCCGCGAGGGCGACCATCCGGTTCCGAGCGGACGCGGCGTCGAGAGTGCGCGAGCGGTCCAGGAGGCTGCCGAAGACGCCGACGACGACACGCTCGTGCTGGCGGTTCTGACCGGCGGCGGGAGCGCACTGTTGCCCGCGCCGGCCGAGGGGCTCGAACTCTCGGATCTGCAGTCCGTGACCGAGTCGTTGCTGGCGGCTGGCGCACCAATCGAGGCGGTCAACGCCGTCCGGAAGCACTGCTCGGCGATCAAGGGTGGCCAGCTGGCGCGGGCGGCCGCGCCGGTGACGATCGTCACGCTGCTGTTCTCGGACGTGGTCGGCGACGATCCGGCGGTGATCGCTAGCGGCCCGACCGTGCCGGACCCGACGACGTTCGCCGACGCTCGGCGGACCCTCGACGAGTTCGACATCGACGCGCCCGAAGCAGTCCGCGAGCGGATCGAGCGCGGCGCGGACGGCGAGGTCGAGGAGACGCCGGACGCCGACCATCCGGTCTTCGAGCGGACGAGTACACACGTCCTCGCGAACGGGCGGACGGCCATCGACGCGGCCCGCGACGTGGCCGCCGACGCCGGGTTCACCCCACTGGTGCTCGCCGCGGGCATCGAGGGGGAAGCCCGCGAGGTAGCGAAGACCCACGCGGCGGTGGCCCGGGAGATTCGCGAGACCGGGAATCCCGTCGAGCCGCCCGCGGTCGTCCTCTCGGGCGGGGAGACGACGGTGACAGTCGAGGGCGACGGGCGGGGCGGACCCAACTGCGAGTTCGCGCTGAGTGCGGCCCGCTCGCTCCCCTCCAGTACTGTTCTCGCCGCGGTCGACACGGACGGCCGGGACGGAGCCAGCGGCGCGGCGGGCGCGCTGGTCGACGCCGAGACGGTCGACGACGACGCGGCTTCGGGGCGAGCACTTTCGGACAACGACGCGGCGACGTACCTCGACGAGCAGGACGCCCTGCTCCGGACGGGACCGACGGGAACGAACGTCAACGACCTGCACGTGCTGATCGTCAGCGACGAGGAGTGA
- a CDS encoding TRC40/GET3/ArsA family transport-energizing ATPase — protein MDLEVEAVEEIDEAAVPTGVDAAEYVLYGGKGGVGKTTMAAATALASARDGTATLVVSTDPAHSLSDTLETTIPAEPERIREDIPLYAAEIDPEEAVGDGPFDAEGGLGGMGGLGQLLGGGGPMGGQGAQPGGAGQAGGTGAGAAGTGSGTDPGADDDAAAADPLAGPMPGMDEAAAMRLLLEYMDDERFDRVIVDTAPTGHTLRLLELPELLDSMMGRLLKLRQRLSGLFDSLPFGGGDGDQGADVEDLEVLRERIERLRAVLRDPAKTDFRIVMVPEGLSVMESQRLLDRLDSFGVPVETVVVNRVMQDLTDVADVEGDWFVSPDLDDCEFCQRRWQVQQQALKEAQDLFRGHDVKRVPLFADEVRGENLLRVVAACLD, from the coding sequence ATGGATCTCGAGGTCGAGGCCGTCGAGGAGATCGACGAGGCGGCCGTCCCGACAGGCGTCGACGCGGCCGAGTACGTCCTCTACGGCGGGAAAGGCGGCGTCGGCAAGACGACGATGGCGGCCGCGACCGCGCTGGCCAGCGCCCGCGACGGCACCGCCACGCTCGTCGTCTCGACCGACCCCGCCCACTCGCTGTCGGACACCCTCGAAACGACGATTCCGGCGGAACCCGAGCGCATCCGGGAGGATATCCCCCTCTACGCCGCCGAGATCGACCCCGAAGAGGCGGTCGGCGACGGCCCCTTCGACGCCGAGGGCGGCCTCGGCGGCATGGGCGGGCTCGGCCAGCTACTCGGCGGTGGCGGCCCGATGGGCGGGCAGGGCGCACAGCCCGGCGGTGCTGGACAGGCCGGCGGCACCGGTGCGGGCGCTGCCGGTACCGGGTCGGGGACCGATCCCGGAGCCGACGACGACGCCGCGGCCGCGGACCCCCTGGCAGGGCCGATGCCCGGGATGGACGAGGCGGCCGCGATGCGACTCCTGCTCGAGTACATGGACGACGAGCGCTTCGACCGGGTGATCGTCGACACCGCGCCGACGGGCCACACCCTTCGCTTGCTCGAACTCCCGGAACTGCTCGACTCGATGATGGGCCGGTTGCTGAAACTCCGCCAGCGGCTGAGCGGCCTCTTCGACTCGCTGCCGTTCGGCGGCGGTGACGGTGATCAGGGCGCGGACGTGGAGGACCTGGAGGTGCTGCGCGAGCGCATCGAGCGGCTTCGGGCCGTATTGCGCGACCCGGCGAAGACGGACTTCCGGATCGTGATGGTACCAGAGGGGCTGAGCGTGATGGAATCCCAGCGGTTGCTCGACCGACTGGACTCCTTCGGCGTGCCCGTCGAGACCGTCGTCGTCAACCGCGTCATGCAGGACCTGACCGACGTGGCGGACGTGGAGGGCGACTGGTTCGTCTCCCCGGATCTGGACGACTGTGAGTTCTGCCAGCGCCGGTGGCAGGTTCAACAGCAAGCGCTCAAGGAAGCACAGGACCTGTTCCGGGGCCACGACGTGAAACGCGTCCCGCTGTTCGCCGACGAAGTGCGCGGAGAGAACCTGTTGCGGGTCGTCGCGGCCTGTCTCGACTAG
- a CDS encoding VOC family protein, which translates to MTARTGTLPADTHVGRVTLAVGDLDPTLAFYRDVVGLRVHEERDDEATLGDGTTSFLSLRERPDARPRGATAAGLFHTAFCVPSRAALGDALERIDEQWRLDGASDHRVSEALYLSDPEDNGVEIYHDRPRSEWPVGDDGRVQMATLPLPTDDLASAADGRDRVPEGTDIGHVHLEATDLAAARRFYVDGLRLRVRQEFGSDALFLAAGDYHHHVGVNTWNGRTEPAGERGLAQFELVVPDADALDAVADRLTDLDVAVTGRADELSVADPDGIDVVLRTDD; encoded by the coding sequence ATGACCGCTCGAACAGGGACGCTCCCCGCGGACACGCACGTCGGTCGTGTGACGCTCGCAGTCGGCGACCTCGACCCGACCCTCGCGTTCTACCGCGACGTGGTCGGCCTCCGTGTCCACGAGGAGCGCGACGACGAAGCGACGCTGGGCGACGGGACGACATCGTTCCTGAGTCTGCGCGAACGACCGGACGCGCGACCGCGCGGCGCGACGGCGGCCGGACTCTTCCACACTGCCTTCTGCGTGCCGTCGCGGGCGGCGCTGGGAGACGCACTGGAACGCATCGACGAGCAGTGGCGACTCGACGGGGCCTCGGACCACCGCGTCAGCGAGGCGCTCTACCTGTCGGACCCCGAGGACAACGGCGTCGAGATCTACCACGACCGACCCCGGTCGGAGTGGCCGGTCGGTGACGACGGGCGCGTGCAGATGGCGACGCTTCCGCTGCCCACCGACGACCTCGCGTCGGCAGCCGACGGCCGCGACCGCGTGCCCGAGGGGACCGACATCGGTCACGTCCACCTCGAAGCGACGGATCTGGCGGCCGCGCGGCGGTTCTACGTCGACGGACTCAGACTGAGAGTTCGCCAGGAGTTCGGGTCCGACGCGCTCTTCCTCGCCGCCGGCGACTACCACCACCACGTGGGCGTGAACACCTGGAACGGCCGCACCGAACCGGCGGGCGAACGCGGTCTGGCCCAGTTCGAACTGGTGGTGCCCGACGCCGACGCGCTCGACGCCGTCGCGGATCGGCTGACGGACCTGGACGTGGCGGTGACCGGCCGGGCGGACGAACTCTCGGTCGCGGACCCGGACGGTATCGACGTTGTACTCCGGACCGACGACTAG